Proteins found in one uncultured Campylobacter sp. genomic segment:
- a CDS encoding EthD domain-containing protein: MFKITMLVKKAPGITQQEFVAHWAAHSQKVLANQKALNIVRYAKTMPIFIEGQSTRRETAAFNYDAMGELWYESVQAFADTRNSEAARAVLAELMADEARFCDMKNSVMWFGEEEAVIEFER, from the coding sequence ATGTTTAAGATCACGATGTTGGTAAAAAAAGCGCCGGGTATCACGCAGCAGGAGTTTGTAGCACACTGGGCGGCGCATTCGCAAAAGGTTTTGGCTAATCAAAAGGCACTAAATATCGTCCGCTATGCAAAAACTATGCCCATCTTTATCGAGGGACAGAGCACCAGACGCGAGACGGCAGCGTTTAACTACGACGCGATGGGCGAGCTGTGGTATGAGAGCGTGCAGGCGTTTGCGGATACGCGAAATAGCGAGGCGGCGCGAGCGGTGCTAGCGGAGCTGATGGCAGATGAGGCGAGGTTTTGCGATATGAAAAACTCCGTGATGTGGTTCGGCGAGGAGGAGGCTGTGATAGAGTTTGAGCGCTAG
- the ruvX gene encoding Holliday junction resolvase RuvX — MIVAIDLGLKRIGVAAAPDDKTPLPCDPILRKNRIQAARELSELLREKGASVLVLGVPRGGASEDEMSRRIRHFTSLLDFDGEIKFQDESFSSAEAAEFASKGAKGGGKDARFDSIAAMIILQRFLASKG; from the coding sequence TTGATAGTTGCAATCGATCTTGGGCTTAAACGTATCGGCGTGGCGGCGGCACCGGATGATAAGACGCCGCTTCCGTGCGATCCGATCCTGCGCAAAAACCGTATCCAAGCCGCGCGCGAGCTAAGCGAGCTGCTGCGCGAAAAGGGCGCCAGCGTGCTAGTGCTGGGCGTGCCGCGCGGCGGGGCGAGCGAGGATGAGATGAGCAGGCGCATACGGCACTTCACCTCGCTGCTTGATTTTGATGGCGAGATAAAATTCCAAGATGAGAGCTTTTCGAGCGCCGAAGCGGCGGAGTTTGCGAGTAAAGGCGCTAAGGGTGGCGGCAAGGACGCGCGCTTTGATAGCATCGCCGCGATGATAATTTTGCAGAGGTTTTTGGCGAGTAAGGGTTAG
- a CDS encoding tetratricopeptide repeat protein, with amino-acid sequence MKILASIAALIVAVYLLAQIFFPQAISFVGCSIGRANSCEDYGAYLLEERDYEAAKKPFEKACEAGLENSCAIAGDLYYDEQNLYKTTKDKGKSARFYSKACELGAAKACYNAAIISYKNADKKNTFAFFAKSCDLGLGEGCLNAAVASYEEKDYQGALKFFLKSCDAALAEGCQRVGLAYSKKEFGEPDLDKAMIYYDKACKLGAEFSCNVVAAMNKINASEANATK; translated from the coding sequence ATGAAAATTTTAGCGTCGATTGCCGCACTAATCGTAGCAGTCTACTTGCTCGCGCAGATATTTTTCCCGCAGGCGATTTCGTTTGTCGGATGCAGCATCGGTAGGGCTAATTCGTGCGAAGACTATGGAGCATATTTGCTTGAGGAGCGCGATTATGAGGCAGCAAAAAAGCCATTTGAAAAAGCTTGTGAAGCGGGGCTAGAAAATAGCTGTGCTATCGCGGGGGATTTATATTACGACGAGCAAAATTTATATAAAACTACGAAAGATAAGGGCAAGTCCGCGCGGTTTTATTCCAAAGCGTGTGAGCTGGGAGCCGCCAAAGCTTGCTACAACGCCGCGATAATCTCTTATAAAAATGCCGATAAGAAAAATACGTTCGCATTTTTTGCCAAATCATGCGATTTGGGACTAGGCGAGGGTTGCTTAAACGCTGCGGTCGCTAGCTACGAAGAAAAAGACTATCAGGGCGCTCTTAAGTTTTTCCTAAAATCTTGCGATGCTGCTTTGGCAGAGGGATGCCAAAGGGTTGGGCTAGCGTATTCAAAGAAGGAATTTGGCGAGCCGGATCTGGATAAAGCGATGATCTACTACGACAAAGCCTGCAAGCTGGGAGCTGAGTTTAGCTGCAACGTAGTAGCTGCGATGAATAAAATAAATGCAAGCGAGGCTAATGCTACTAAATAG